ATGGACAGCCTATTCGGCGTCGGTACATGGTTGGGAATCGTGATCTCGGGCAACAGAGTTTTCGCTGGGTGCCCTTGTGGCGTGTGCGTGAGGTGTCAGTGCCGCTTGATGCCGTTCTTGTCGAGCGTCGCGAATGGGGTGTGTTTCTTGGTCGGATTGAATCGATCACACGCGATGAAACGGTTGCGATTGACGATGGCAGGATGGAAAGCCGACGGGCTGTACTCGCCGAAGGGACTCAAGCGGTTACAGAGCAGTTGAACCAGATGATGCGCGATGTCAGACGGAGGCAGGGTGACATTGCGAGGCTCAACGAGCGTGTCGTCCCTGGTCTTCAGTCGAAGATTCGCAATCTTGAGTGGTCGAAGCGAGCAGCCGCGATCGAGCACGATCGCACACTCATGCCGCAGAAGTGGCATGTGGGAATCGGGCTCTGGTCAGTGGGGCTGGCGGGCTTGTTTGCGAGCATGATTGGATTGGTCGTGCATGCGCGGCGCACTGGTGCAGGTGAGCGTGGAGTCGGGGTTAAGTCGCTGCGGCTGGCAGTGTGGCTGGTGGTTTTGGGGCTGGCTGGTTTCTGCTGGCTTGAGAGGCCGGGCTCGCAGCCTTCGATGTCGGCCAGCGAACTGGCTCGCGTCGAAACCAGTGTTGCGAGTGAGATCGAATCGCTTCGCGCAGAGCAGCGTGTCGCGATGTCGGAACTCGAGGTGCTCAGGAGCGAGGATTCGCGGTTTCGGATCGTGTTGCGGGAGCCGACGCGTGGGCGCATCAGTGCGATTTCGCAGAGTGAGCCGAATGAACCGATGCTGCTTTCGCAAGTTGTCCGCATCGTACAAGCCAACGAGTTGAGCACCGTTCAGAAGTGGGGCGTCTATTTCTCGCGATGGTGGGAGTTCCTGTCGGATAGCCCGCGCGATGGGACCGCAGCTGGCGGTGTGTTTCCAGTCATTGTCGGGACCGTTACGCTGACCATGCTGCTGACGATCTGTGTGGTGCCGCTTGGAGTCATCGCGGCTTTGTATCTGCGTGAGTATTCGAGGCAGGGAGTTCTGACGAGTGTGATCCGCATTGCTGTCAACAACCTTGCGGGTGTGCCGAGCATTGTGTATGGCATGTTCGGGCTTGGATTCTTCTGTTATTCGCTGGGCGTGTTCGTTGACGGCGGGCCGAGGCACGCGATGCCAGTTGTCTCATGGTGGATGATTGGTGTGGTGCTGCTGATCGCGATGACGCTTGCTGCGACACTTGGGGTCATGGGCAAGCGGATCCCGGGGAGCGAGCCGACGCGAGGGATGCGCATAGCGAGTGTGGTGTCGATTACTTGTTGGTGCGGGGCTATCGGCGTCGCGTTCTGGATGATCTCGACAACGCCATACTTCAACGGCTTTTTTGAGGAAAAGTTGCCCGAGACACCGACTTTCGGCGGTCGCGGAATTCTGTGGGCTTCGCTGACACTTGCGCTCTTGACGCTGCCCGTCGTGATCGTTGCGACGGAGGAAGCGATCGCGGCAGTTCCGGGTTCAATGCGTGAGGGAAGCTATGGCTGCGGCGCGAGCAAATGGCAGACCATGCGACACATCGTGTTGCCATCGGCGATGCCGGGAATTCTCACGGGGGCGATCCTGGCCATGGCGCGAGGGGCTGGCGAAGTTGCGCCGCTGATGCTTGTCGGGGCAGTGAATCTCGCGCCGGCACTGCCGGTAAGCGGGGAGGCTCCTTTCCTGCATGGCGACCGGACGTTCATGCATCTGGGGTTTCATATTTATACTCTAGGGTTCCAGAGTCCTGATTCGGAAGCTGCGGAGCCTCTGGTCTGGACAACAACCTTGCTGCTGCTTTCGATTGTGCTTTTGCTGAATCTGGTCGCTATTGTGATTCGCGCCCGGTTGCGTGCGCGCATGCGGACTTCTCATGTGTAGGATGAACCGTGATTGTGGATGAACCAGTTCTGACGAATCGAAGTGATCCGATGCCCAGGCCGCGAGGTGCGGGCGAGAGCGCGCTCGTGCGTGCGGTCCGTGAAGGCACCGGATTCACTCCGAAATTGCACGAAGGCATTTCGGAACTTGATGCTGTGGTCGATGTACGGGAATTCAGCCTGTGGTATGGTTCTGCCAAGGCGCTGCATTCGGTCTCGATGGCGATTCCGCGCAAGGGAGTCACGGCCATGATCGGCCCATCGGGCTGTGGCAAGTCCACACTTCTGCGTTCGATCAACCGTCTCAACGATCTGATCGACGGGGTGCGGGTCGAGGGGCAGATGCTGCTCAATCAGAGTCCGGTCTATGCGCCCAATGTTGATGTCATCGAGTTACGCAAGCGTCTGGGCATGGTGTTTCAGAAGCCGAACCCGTTTCCAATGTCAATCTTCGAGAACGTGGTGTATCCGCTGCGCATTGACGGGGAGAATCGGCGCAGCCTCCTGCAGGAGGCCTGCGAGAGTGCGTTGCGTTCGGCCGCACTCTGGGGCGAAGTGAAGGATCGCCTTAAGAGTTCAGCGCTGGGTCTTTCGGGCGGTCAACAGCAGAGGCTTTGCATTGCGCGGGCAATCGTGGCCGACCCGGAGGTGCTGCTGCTCGATGAGCCCTGTTCAGCGTTGGATCCGCTCTCGACGCTGAGGATTGAAGAGTTGATCCACAGCATCGCGCAGCGGTACACGGTCATCATCGTGACGCACAATATGCAGCAGGCCGCCCGGGTGAGCCAGTACACGGCTTTCATGTACCTGGGGCGGCTGGTCGAGTTTGGCCATACCGACGCCATTTTTCAGAACCCTCACCTGGAGGAGACCGAGCAGTATGTGTCGGGGCGGTTTGGGTGAGGGAATCGGCCTCGTTCAAGATTGACCCTTTCAAAGGGGTCGAATTCGATTATCTGGCATTCAACTGGCCGATAGTCCCTCCTAGTATCACTCTGTCGCTGCCGGGCGATGGAACGCCCTTGTCGGCTCCACTGCGGGAGTGGGTCGATCGGAAGGGGAATCCCGGCAGGCGAGGCACGCGATGACCGCCGGATCCAAGCCTGTACTTTCGTCTGTCAATGGCTGGAACGCAGACTACCTCGAACAGCAGTTCGAGGCGTTTCGCACGAATCCAGACTCCGTCACGCCGGATCTCCGGCTGTTCTTTCAGGGTTTTCAACTTGCGATGGCAGAGGAGCTTCGGTTCGCCGGATCGACTGGTGCCAACGGAGTGCCCGTTACACGTTCTGATTCTGTTTGGACAAGTCGACTCGATTCGACCCAACATGGGGGCGAGGCGTCAAACTTCCAATCCGCAGTCGATGACCTCATCAATGCCTATCGGACGCTGGGGCACATCGCGGCCCAACTCGATCCATTCGGCAATCCGCGAGAGCGACCCGAGCCTCTGAATTTGTCCCATCACGGGCTTACTGATGCTGACCTTGATCGCGTTGTGAATGCGGCAGTGCTCGGGCTCGAACATGAAACGACGCTCAGAGCCCTCATTGACAGGCTCGAACGAGTGTACTGCGGCCCGATCGGGGTCGAGTTCATGCATATTGCCGACACGGAGCAACGCGAGTGGCTGCTCAATCGCTTCGAATCGGCCAGCGGGAGCATACCGCTCGATCGCAATCAGCGGGCGCAAATTCTCGAGTTGCTGACGCGGTCGGAATCATTCGAGCGCTTCCTGGGCAAGCGATACCCGGGCGACAAGCGTTTCAGTCTCGAGGGTTCAGAGTCGTTGATTCCGCTGATCGAGTGGTCGCTGATGGCGGCGACCGAGTTTGACGCCGAAGAGATCGTGCTCGGGATGGCCCATCGCGGGCGGCTCAATGTTCTCAACAACATTCTTGGCAAGACCCATCAGCAGATTTTTACCGAGTTTGAGGAATCGTGGGAAGAGGATTTTGCTGACGGCGGTGGCGACGTCAAGTACCATCGTGGGTATTCGGGAACACGGCGTTTTGCCAACGGGCGCATGCTGCATCTCGCCATGGCGAGCAATCCGAGCCACCTCGAGTCAGTTGATGCCGTGGTGGAGGGTCGCTGCCGTGCCAAGCAGAGGCTTCGGGGCGACTTCGAGCGCAGGCGTGTGATTCCGCTGTTGATCCATGGCGACGCGGCGATCATCGGGCAGGGAATGGTTTTTGAAGTGATGAACCTTTCGCAACTTGAAGGGTACACGACCGGCGGCACTGTGCACATCGTCGTCAACAATCACATCGGGTTTACGACGACTCCTGAGGACGCTCGCTCATCGCGGTATTGCACAGATATCGCCAAGGCCATCGACGCGCCCATCTTCCACGTTAATGGGGAGGACCCCGACGCGTGTGTGGCGACGGCCCAGTTTGCGATGGAGTACCGTCAGAAGTTCAGGCGCGATGTGTTCATCGACATGTGGTGTTATCGCCGATACGGCCACAACGAACAGGACGAGCAATCGTTCACGCAGCCTCTGCTGGCGCGGGACATTCGCAACAAGGCAAGCGTACTTTCGCTTTATTCGTCGAAGCTGCTCGAGTCGGGTGACATCTCGGAAGCCGATGTGGCCGCGATCGGTCACCGCTTGGCCGAGGCGCTCGAGCAGGCTCAGCAGGCCGCCCGTGAGACGCCGAACGATCCCACGATCGACCCCGGTAGCGCCCGCTGGACAGGATTGGTCAACGCCTATTCGTTTGAGCCGACCGAAACACGCGTGAGCCGCGAGTTGCTGGCCGAGGTCTGCGATGCGCTTGGACGTGCTCCAGAAGGGTTTAATCTCAACAAGAAGCTTGAACCGATCATGGGAGCGCGGCGTTCGCTACTCGAGACCGGGGACATCAGTTATGCCGATGCCGAGTCGCTTGCGTTCGGCACGTTGCTCGCGGAAGGAAATCCGATTCGCCTGTCGGGGCAGGATGTGCGCAGAGGGACGTTCAGCCATAGACACGCGGTCATTCGCGATGTGGAAACCGGCGAGCCGTACATTCCGCTCAACAATATTCGCAGTCAGTCGAATATGCAGCAGTTCGATCCGAAGGCACTGGGCGAAGGTGAGCAGGCACACTTCTGCATCTTTGACAGTCCCCTGAGCGAGCAGTCGGTGCTCGGGTTTGAGTACGGATACTCACTGGCGGATCCGAATCTGCTGGTGCTGTGGGAAGCGCAGTTTGGTGATTTTTCCAATGGCGCGCAGGTCATCATCGACCAGTACATTGCCTCGGCAGAAGCCAAGTGGGGGCGGTGGTCTGGTCTTGTGATGCTGTTGCCACACGGGTATGAGGGTGCGGGTCCGGAGCATTCGTCTTGTCGTATCGAGCGTTTCCTGGAGTTGTGCGGCAACGACAACCTGCAGGTGGTGTATCCGAGCACCGCTGCCCAGGCATTTCACGTTCTGCGCCGGCAACTGCGGCGTTCGTTCCGCAAGCCTCTGATTGTTGCAACACCCAAGAGCATGTTGCGCGTTCCGACGAGTCATATCAACGAACTGATGACGGGTACGTTCCTGGAAATGCTCGATGACCCGATGTTCGAAAGCGAAGGGCGCAACCGGAGCAGCGTGACACGCATCGTGCTGTGCAGCGGAAAACTGTATTGGGATCTTGACGAGCGACGTCGCCAGTTGAAACGCGACGATATCGCAATCATTCGCGTGGAACAGATCTACCCATTCCACAGCAGGATGCTTGGGGAGATTCTGTCGCGTTATCCGCAGAACGCCGAGTGCGTGTATGCACAGGAAGAGACACGCAACGCGGCGTCGTACTTGTTTGTTGCCGATCGCATGGCGACAGATCTGAACATGGAGCGCCCGCGCTACATCGGGAGGCCTGCAGTGGGCACCCCCGCAACGGGCTCGAAAAAGAAGCACAAGTACGAACACGAAAAGATCCTGTCCGGGGCGATTGGTCCAAAGCCTGAGTCCACTGAAGGATCGGGCACTAGAATTCTCGCATCAGCCTGAGCCACTAACGGAGCCTCAAGGAAATGGCCACCGAAATCGTCATGCCAGAGTCCGGAGAATCAGTCGCCAGCGGTGTTTTGACAACATGGCTGAAGAAATCGGGTGATTTTGTCCAGCGCGATGAACCGATCGCCGAAGTCGACACCGATAAGATCACTGTTGAGATCAGCTCACCCGCAGCGGGCGTTCTCACGCAAAGCGTGACCGAAGGCGATGAAGTCAAGATCGGAGCGGTGCTCGGCGTCGTCGATGATTCGGCCAAGGCACCCGCGAGCGGCGCAGCAAGCAAGACGGCCTCGGCAACCGGCAATGGTCGATCTGAATCTGCCGCCCCCTCAACCGCAACCGCCCCAAGCGCTCCGGCACCCGCGACGCCCGCAGCATCGGGCA
This genomic interval from Phycisphaeraceae bacterium contains the following:
- a CDS encoding ABC transporter permease subunit, producing MSQTPTQPILRHKRQTSFAARGEPKVWLMGLSIVLCVSMIVLMIVLIVARGSTTFWPRPIHEVTLADGTVFLGVPMGENAYQPMDAERAEIEAAREAGVVQIEGAWDEDGQPIRRRYMVGNRDLGQQSFRWVPLWRVREVSVPLDAVLVERREWGVFLGRIESITRDETVAIDDGRMESRRAVLAEGTQAVTEQLNQMMRDVRRRQGDIARLNERVVPGLQSKIRNLEWSKRAAAIEHDRTLMPQKWHVGIGLWSVGLAGLFASMIGLVVHARRTGAGERGVGVKSLRLAVWLVVLGLAGFCWLERPGSQPSMSASELARVETSVASEIESLRAEQRVAMSELEVLRSEDSRFRIVLREPTRGRISAISQSEPNEPMLLSQVVRIVQANELSTVQKWGVYFSRWWEFLSDSPRDGTAAGGVFPVIVGTVTLTMLLTICVVPLGVIAALYLREYSRQGVLTSVIRIAVNNLAGVPSIVYGMFGLGFFCYSLGVFVDGGPRHAMPVVSWWMIGVVLLIAMTLAATLGVMGKRIPGSEPTRGMRIASVVSITCWCGAIGVAFWMISTTPYFNGFFEEKLPETPTFGGRGILWASLTLALLTLPVVIVATEEAIAAVPGSMREGSYGCGASKWQTMRHIVLPSAMPGILTGAILAMARGAGEVAPLMLVGAVNLAPALPVSGEAPFLHGDRTFMHLGFHIYTLGFQSPDSEAAEPLVWTTTLLLLSIVLLLNLVAIVIRARLRARMRTSHV
- the pstB gene encoding phosphate ABC transporter ATP-binding protein; its protein translation is MPRPRGAGESALVRAVREGTGFTPKLHEGISELDAVVDVREFSLWYGSAKALHSVSMAIPRKGVTAMIGPSGCGKSTLLRSINRLNDLIDGVRVEGQMLLNQSPVYAPNVDVIELRKRLGMVFQKPNPFPMSIFENVVYPLRIDGENRRSLLQEACESALRSAALWGEVKDRLKSSALGLSGGQQQRLCIARAIVADPEVLLLDEPCSALDPLSTLRIEELIHSIAQRYTVIIVTHNMQQAARVSQYTAFMYLGRLVEFGHTDAIFQNPHLEETEQYVSGRFG
- a CDS encoding 2-oxoglutarate dehydrogenase E1 component, which codes for MTAGSKPVLSSVNGWNADYLEQQFEAFRTNPDSVTPDLRLFFQGFQLAMAEELRFAGSTGANGVPVTRSDSVWTSRLDSTQHGGEASNFQSAVDDLINAYRTLGHIAAQLDPFGNPRERPEPLNLSHHGLTDADLDRVVNAAVLGLEHETTLRALIDRLERVYCGPIGVEFMHIADTEQREWLLNRFESASGSIPLDRNQRAQILELLTRSESFERFLGKRYPGDKRFSLEGSESLIPLIEWSLMAATEFDAEEIVLGMAHRGRLNVLNNILGKTHQQIFTEFEESWEEDFADGGGDVKYHRGYSGTRRFANGRMLHLAMASNPSHLESVDAVVEGRCRAKQRLRGDFERRRVIPLLIHGDAAIIGQGMVFEVMNLSQLEGYTTGGTVHIVVNNHIGFTTTPEDARSSRYCTDIAKAIDAPIFHVNGEDPDACVATAQFAMEYRQKFRRDVFIDMWCYRRYGHNEQDEQSFTQPLLARDIRNKASVLSLYSSKLLESGDISEADVAAIGHRLAEALEQAQQAARETPNDPTIDPGSARWTGLVNAYSFEPTETRVSRELLAEVCDALGRAPEGFNLNKKLEPIMGARRSLLETGDISYADAESLAFGTLLAEGNPIRLSGQDVRRGTFSHRHAVIRDVETGEPYIPLNNIRSQSNMQQFDPKALGEGEQAHFCIFDSPLSEQSVLGFEYGYSLADPNLLVLWEAQFGDFSNGAQVIIDQYIASAEAKWGRWSGLVMLLPHGYEGAGPEHSSCRIERFLELCGNDNLQVVYPSTAAQAFHVLRRQLRRSFRKPLIVATPKSMLRVPTSHINELMTGTFLEMLDDPMFESEGRNRSSVTRIVLCSGKLYWDLDERRRQLKRDDIAIIRVEQIYPFHSRMLGEILSRYPQNAECVYAQEETRNAASYLFVADRMATDLNMERPRYIGRPAVGTPATGSKKKHKYEHEKILSGAIGPKPESTEGSGTRILASA